Genomic segment of uncultured Desulfobacter sp.:
ACGAACCCAAAATAAAAGTTCGGGTGGGAATGGAGCAATCACAGTGTAGATACTGGTCCGCTTATCAAACATTTAAAAAGCTGGGGATACCAGTTAAGGTCGAAAATACATCTGCAAAACTACATCATAAAGTTGGCATTATTGATAACAAGACGGTCATCTTGGGATCATACAACTGGACTCTATCGGCTGACATTAAAAATGATGAGAATGTTTTAATAGTAAATAATCCGGAGATCGCTGAATTGTTTACGGGGGCATTCAATGAACTATGGGAAACTGTTTTAACGGAATGATGATAATCACATTATAATAACAATTGTATTTCAAGGCGTATTCGATTTAACCTCAATATCTATGCCGCGGTACTGGGCTTGTATCATTTTGAACAGCAGCAAATCTATCATAGGTTGTGGATTTACAATTTTAAAAAGCACAATCAATGGTTTGTTGGAATAATATGAACCCAGTACCTATGTGCTGTACTATAGCTTATTTGCCTGTAAGGCACAATATCAGAATAAAATACCCCAAAATATCAATCAACATAGAAAGGTATGTCAACAGCCCATTGCTCAATTCCTTTGATTCGGAAAATTTGATTTTCTATGATTTGCATGGCCTGCTTTGTCAGCCTTACGCCTTTTTTATAAGTTTTTTCCACAAAGGTCACAACTGGACGCCAGCCTTTCCAGGTCATTGTTCTCGCTAATCCTAAAATTTTTTCAACCTTGTCCAAAAGTTCTCCATTCCAATGTTGTTCCAATCTACCCCAAATTCTTTCTACAGGATTGTATTTACTGTGATATGGAGGATAATAAGCTAAGCTAATGCTCACGGAATTTTCTTGAGAAAAAGTAACCAAACGATTCATAAATTGACTTCTTCGGCTGCTATTTTCTGGTCCATTATCTAAATTCAGAACCAAGGTATGTGGATCATATGCTTCCTTAAGAGTCGGCCATAATTGTTCTAAAGCATCGACTATAAAATCTGCTGTAATATGGCTTTCGGTGAAATAAAAGAAGGTTTCATCTGTTGCCGGAATGAATATGCCAAAAAGCTTTAAAAGCGTATCTGGCTGGAAATCATGATCACAGGCTCGTAAGCCATAACGATTGTATCCGCCTCGTGAAAATGGTCCCACTTTTATGACAGCTTTTGCATCCATTGACAATCTTATTATCCCCGGATTCGAATCTGCTATCCTGTTGATATTATGAACATAGTCAAATATCAAATTCACTTCAGGGATTTTTTTTTAGGCTTACATTTGGTCACTTTTTTCAAACGATAATCTAACTGGTTCATTTTCCGGTTAATCGTTATGACCGATGGGAGATCATCCGGTTGATATCCTTTCAATTCAATTAATTTTCTATGCACCTCTTTTGCTGTAATCGGTGAATACAATTTGGTCGAATGAAATGTTGGGTCCGTTTGGCAAATAGGTTCTACAATATTTTTGATATCTTCAAGTAATAAAGGATATTTTTCTTCAGCGGGTTTCCGCCCCCTTCCTGAAAAATTATCGACACAAACAAAACCGCTTTGCAGTTCTTTCATCCCTTTTCTAATTGTATGACGGTCCCATCCAAGCTCTTTTTCTGCTTTTCTCTGGCCACCTTTCCCCATAAGAGATACTACATGGGCCATAAATTGCCTTCTATCAGTCCCTTTTAATTTTTCTCTCGTTTGGTTTAACAAACACTTTACCGCAGGCGTGATTTCAGATAACTGCTCTTCTGTGAATTCAATATGGTTTGTCATGAAAAGTCCATTTAAATGTTATTTTTCATGAGGACCATATCTATTACATTCAGTTTTGTACAGGCATGCTTGGTTTTCTCCAGGCAGGGTATTTATTTTTGATCTTGTGCCTAATGCCTGCTGTCATCTCTTTTTGGGAAATTGCGTCTTCACTCATGATGCATAGGGTACCTCCGACGCTGTGATCAGAGTTGCGGCATTTACAAACGAGGTCTCTGTGATAATTTTTTCCTCACTTCAAAGCGACAGTACTACAATAATTTTTGGACGATTCAAATGTTAATCCGGCTTCAGAAAAACCGATGATTGCCGTGTGAAGAGCCATTATCACCACGTGTCCAGTTTGGGTCACCATAAAAGCATCCTCTTCCTGGAGAATATAGTCCCGTGTGTCCCGTTCCTGGGTTATCCAAACGGTGCCCTTAAGACAGTACAGCGTTTGGTAGGGCTTCCCTTTTATTGTTCGGTAGCAGTCAACGTTCAGGTTAAACCGTTTCATCGGCGGACTGAGATTTAAAATTCGATATGCATTGGTCGTTTTCATCTTCTAACTATTTTCTCCCGAAAAATTTTTTCTTCAAGAAAATAACAAAAAATTAATAGACAAAGGCGTTAGTCTAAAATTATCCATGACTTATGCGATAAACATGAAGAATGATATGATTGACTTTGTATCAATGTCAATGTATTCATTGTCACTATGACAATAAACTGGATGCCCAACTTAAATAAAAGTAACAAACCCTTGTATCTTCGCATTGCCAGCAGTCTAGCAGAGGATATTGCAAATGGGTGTCTTTCCCCGGGTACGCTGCTGCCCACTCAAAGGGAACTCGCCGATCAACTCGGTATTGCCCTAGGAACTGTCACTAGAGCATATAATGAAAGCAAAAAACGAGGATTTATCTTTTCGGACGGGCGGAGGGGAACATTTGTTGGTAACTCTAAGGTAGTGGAATCCAGCCTTGATATCTTAGTCAAACCTGTCCCAAAAATGATTGACTTCAGTGTAATCCATCCGGCCTATATTTGGGACCCGGATCTTGCTCAAGTTCTAAAAAATTTGGCCAGCAGATCAGACACCGATAGTTTATTGCGATATCCTCATGTAGGGGGAAGCAAAAGACACAGGTTAGCAGGGGCCGAATGGATAAAACGTCTTGGGATAGAAACGTCACCTGATTCCGTAATCCTCACCAGTGGTGGGCAAAACGGAATATATTTATCTTTGGCAGTAACAGCCGGACCTGGTGAGACTATTTTGACGGAAAAAATTGGCTATCCCGGTGTCAAATCTGTGGCAAGTGCAATGAACCTTACTCTCGAAGGGGTGGAAATGGACGATGAAGGTATTCTACCGGATGCACTGGCCATAGCTTGTCAAAAAACAAAGTCCCGTATTCTTTTTTGTATGCCAGACATACAGAATCCCACCACCAGTACGATGTCCTCAGAGCGGAGGCGAGAAATTGTAAAAACTGCACGGCATCACAACCTTCTTATAATCGAAGACGCAAGTCACAGGCCACTACTGACTGATCCTCCGAGACTTCTGTCAGACTATGCACCTGAAAGAAGTTTTCTGCTTGCATCGACATCCAAAACTGTGGCTGGCGGATTACGTGTAGGATTTATGACGTGCCCTGAAAATTTTTACAACCCAATATCGGTAAAGAAACAGGCTATAGATTTTTCTTGCACACCACTGCCTTTTGAAATTTTTGCAACTTGGATCGAAGATGGCACGATAGATGAAACCATACGAAACAAACGTGATGAAGCATTTGCCAGGCAATTAATTCTAAAGCAAGAGTTGGCAGGTTTTGACATTCAAACAAATGAATTTGCTTACTTTTCTTGGCTGAGTCTGCCAGAAGGACTGGGTCGGGCTCAATTTACCATCAAAGCTAGCGAAATGGGCGTGAGTGTCCTACCTTCAGATGTGTTTGCAATTGATTCGAACCTCATCCCAGATGCAGTGCGAATAGCCTTGGCAACCCCCAACAGTATAGAGACCGTACAAAAAGGACTAAGGATATTGGCCTCCATCCTGAATGGTCGTGCCATTCAGGATAATCTCGTATATTTTTAAGCTGATGCTCCCTCAAGGAATTAGAAAAGTATTCAAACAAAAATACCCGTTCGGGAGGCTATCTATGTGGCTCGGGTATAATATCAATTATTATTCAGAAATTATTCTCAATAGAATGATTAATTTCAGACAAGCTCTAATCGGCACTCTTAAAAATAAAAAGGGTTTCAAAAAAATTCTCGTTTCCGCACTGCGCATCCAGCAGGGCTCGAGGAATGTCCCTTGCGAAAAACAACACTGAGCAACATAATGGTATTTATATGGCGTGTAACCCTTACCAGTAATGGCGTTGATTTCATTTGTTATTGTGGACCCTATATGCAAAATCAATGAATGGTTGCTTGGATGAGGATTGTGATCGCTGCTCTATTAATGATTTTCATCCTTACAACTCACCCCGCTCTTTCTGATTTTCTACTGAATGTGGCATGCTCAACGGAATATTCGGGAACGGCGATGATCTCTCTGCGGCCTGGGGGCAGTTTAAGTCTGCGGTTTCAAAAATCACAATACGCACCCGGGCAGGAGCGATGACTTTTGACGGAAAAATTGTGTGTATACCGATATTCGTGAACATTGTCTTTGGATGCTTTGGGGGTACCCTTGGTTCGAACCCAGTTTCTGGCAGTTTCAAGGTCTTGTAATGTATTAACATTAAATGCAAACATCATGTCCTGGTCCAGATCTTCCAGCTCCCGGGACGGGATCTGTATACTGTTTTCCGGGTTTAAAATTTTTTTGATTTTAAATACCTGTTTTTCCAGGTTGGTTTCAATCCGGGAAAGGCAGGATTTGTGGTAGAGCGCGCACAGCATTTCAAGGCCGCCCTTGGTTTTGGGGATGATAATCTGTTTAGTCTCATCCCGCTGCGCCAAAAGATGCCTGATTACTTTCTCACTGACAAAGGGCAGATCGCAGGCCGTGATATAACTCCACTCAAAATCGGCGTAAAAAAGACCTGCATGAAGCCCTGCCAGGGAACACCGGGACGGGTTAATATCCGTAACAACCAACGCATCCATTCCCAGAAAATCTTTGGGATCATTCACCACCAGAATTACCTGGGGAAACAGCTTTGAAAACACGCTGATAATTCGTTCAATGATGGTCTTTGATCCTACCTTGTGAAATGTTTTTTTTATGCCGGGAAGTCTGCGGTTGTATCCGCCGGCCAGGATCACACCCGTGCAGTCAAATTTTTTCAATGCGCTATTGTTTCTCTTTAAATCGTATCTGAACGAACCCATCAGTGCCTTCTATGTTCAAACTTCCTGGATCACTGATTTTGAATCCGCTGGGGGTTTGAAAACAGTGTAAATCGATCGGATCGGGCGTAACCTGCCACCGTGATACCTAAATTTTGGGCCATGAGAATCGATTCACGGGTGGGAGCCCCCCGTGAGGCCAAAACAGGAATGCCAAATGCCGCCGCCTTCTGGAGAACCTCTATGGGAATTCGGCTGGAGACTAACAATACCATATTGTCAGGGGGGGTGTTGTTCATGAGCAGGGTGCCGATGACTTTGTCCACAGCGTTGTGACGGCTGATGTCATCAATGTGGAATTCGGGCATGGCATTGGCAATGCTCACGGCTGCGGTGTGAAACCCTCCGGTCTGCCGGTGAAGCACAGAGCACTGTAACAGCCACTCCATATTTTTGATCAAACTTTCAGGATCAACGCCGGAATGTGAGGCGATATGGGTGACTGCGTTGCAGAGGCCGGCGGGGGCTTCTGGGTTTCTTAAGTTTTCAGAACCAGAGACTGTTTTTACCCTGGCCCGGACGATCTGCTCATGTTTATCCAATCCAAGTGATTCAATATCTTCAGCACCCTGGATCACCCCGGCAGAAAATAGAAATCCCAGGGCCAAAGCGTCGAGGTGTGAGGGCGTGCACGGCAGTGAGGCTGTTTCAAGGCCATCAACCTCAACAATCAGGGTCGTTTCCACCGGCACATGACAGGTTTCCGTATGAAACCGGCCTTTACTGTATCGACGCACCTCCATTTGGGTTAACGCGTTTTCCATCACCATAAAAACAAACGCTCCATCTGGTTATGATTATCGTTTTTTTCAGCTTTCCAGGCTAAAAAAAGAGCCCCGGCATCGGGCCGGAGCTCAAGAAAAGATCTGAACAATTATAAAAGATCGCCTACCGATCCAATTGGATCAGCGAATGCCTTGGGAATGACAGGCAGACGCGTTACATCCGGTCATATCCTTGTCATCCTTGCCCATCTCGTTGGTATGACACCCCAGACATGAACGGTTTTTGGTCTGGGTAAAACTGATCTGGTGCATCGCCTTAAAATAACTTTTGTCGCCGCCGACATTATCGGGGCTGAAGTTATCGTGGCAGGTGGCGCAGCTTCGGGGCGGCGCTTCTCCTTTGAGTTCTCCCATTTTGTGGTGGCAGTCAATACACTCAAAACTTTCATGGCTTGAGTGGTTGAAGGTTACCGACAGATCCTTGCTGCTGTGTCCTTTTATATAGTTAATTGCCAGGCCGTCTTCGGGCGGTTCAAAGGTATTGCCCTCGTCAGCCTGAACATACAGGCACATCCCCAAAGTTATAAGGGCTGTAGTCAGAAGTATATATATTTTATGTTTCATCATCTGTCTCCTTATATCCCTGGTTTATCCCTGACGATTGCCAAATCTGAACTGCCCGGTGAGAAACTGCCGCCGGGTCTGCGCAGCGGGGCGAGCCTGGGCCAAAATAGCCTGTTTCTGTCCTGCCTGGGCCACAACATGCGAGGCATAATCATCGGCTTCGGATTGGCAAAGATAGATCACCCGTACATCTTCCGGATCTGCCAGAAATGCGCCGGGATAGGTCTTTTTAACCTCTTCCAAACGTTTTTTGGCCATGTCCAGCATGGCATCCCGGTCACCAAAATTCATGGTGCCCGTGGGGCAGGCCGTCACACATGCCGGTTTCATGCCCTGCTGAACCCGGTCAATGCACATGTCGCATTTGGTCCACTGCCCGGTCTCTTCATTTTTCCGGGGGACATTATAGGGGCAGACCTGATCCGGTGCCAGATCCACATTTTTGTCCAACGTGACCGATGTGTTGTAGACCACGGCACCGGTTGCAGCATCGTGGGTCACCGCATTGGACTTGTACATATTAAACATATATTTGCAGGGCGGTTCAATGCAGTGCCGGCACTGTTCGGGGAAAAAATTCCACTGAAGCTTTCCTTTTTGATCCCGGACCTCTTTAAACCGGACCAGTTTCAGGGTATGGGCTGACAGATCCTGGGGGTTCTGGTGGGAGCCGACATTGCGTGTCTGTTCAGCAGGCAGGTCTTTCCACTGCTTGCAGGCCACCTGGCATCCCCGGCATGCGGTGCACAGGGTTAAATCTACGAAAAAACTTTTACCATTCATAATTTATCTCCCTGTTTCCACTTGCGTAGGTTAACCATAAAGGCCTTATACTCTGGAATGCCGGTATTGGGATCACCCACGTTCGGAGTCACAATATTGGCCGAATCACCGCCGTTCAAGGGAGTAATCCATCCATAATGCCAGGGCATGCCCACCATGTGGACCTCATTGCCTTCAATGTTGAAGGTCTGAATACGCTCGGTCACCATGGCGATGGCCCATAAAGAACCGCGGACACTTTCAACCATGACCCGATCCCCATTTTCAATATCCCGGAGCTTGGCCAGCTGGGGACTGATCTCCACAAACATCTGGGGTTCAGCTTCCACAAGCCATGACATCCACCGGGTCATGGAGCCGGTCTGCCAGTGTTCAGTGACCCGGTAGGTACTGGCCACAAAGGGGAATTGGGGATCGCATTGGGCCTTTCTCTCTTTACCCACCTCTATGGAGACGGGATTATTGAGCTGGGAAGAGAAGGGATGTGCGTGAACAGGACACTCCAGGGGTTCATAATGCTCCGGTAACGGTCCGTCCGCACGCCCCGGTCCGAACAGCTGGCCAAGACCGTTTTTGCGCATGATAAAGGGATGCCGTGTGCCCGGTGCCCATCCGCCGTCCGGGACATCGCCCTTCCAGGCGTTTCCATCCCATTCAATAACTGCCTTCTCCTTGTTCCAGGGTTTTCCCTGCAGATCGACAGAGGCGCGGTTATATAAAATCCTCCGGTTAACCGGCCAGCACCAGGTCCAATTGGGATACAGGCCTATGCGCGCCTGATCTTCCGTCTGGGAAGAATCGCGTCTCTGGGCCATATTCCCGGCATCCGTGTAAGAGTTGCAATAGAGCCAGTTGCCCGATATGGTGGAGCCGTCATCCATCAGATACGCAAACGAGGGAACCTGTTGTCCTTTTTTAAAGGATTTGCCCTTTACAGTCACATCCCGGGTAAACCAGCCGTTGGCAAGCTTAGCGGTTTGATCCGCACTGAAATGGTAATGACCGTGGGCGTCCTTTTTGCACATATTGTTAAAGCTTAAACGGGTAATGGGTTCAGGAAATGCCCCGCCCTCTTTCTCGTAAAGTTTGGCAACCTCTTCCCACAGCTCATGGAAGTAGTGCCCATCCGAGAGAATCCCTTTGGGTGCCTCGGGCCCCTGATACCGCCACTGACTCCATCTGCCTGAGTTGGAGACCGATCCTTCCTTTTCAATGGCCGACGCGCAGGGAATATAAAAGGTCTCTGTTTTGACCTTTTCAGGATCCATTCCCGGCCCTTTCCAGAAATCAGAAGTTTCACACTGGAAAAGGTTTACATTGACCATCCAGTCAAGTTTACTGATGGCCTCACGGGTTTTAACCGAATCCGGACCTGAACAGGCTGGATTCATTCCCCAGATCAACGCCCCTGAAAATTTTCCTTCCCACATACGATGAATCAGTGGGATCCAGGAGTATTTTTTCGAAGATAGGCTGTCCAGCTTGGGAAGATAACGGTATGCATCCTCGATCTTATCATCGGAATACATGGCCTTGATCAAGCTGGCCGAGTATTTGGGGTAATTCTGCCACCAGTTGGCACTTTCGGGGTCGTTGCTTTTCGGAGTAAAGGCCTTGTTATATGCCTCCAGGGTATCTAATCCAGCCACCGGTGTTTTGATATAACCGGGCAGAATATGGAACAGCAGGGCATAGTCCGTGGACCCCTGTACGTTACATTCACCGCGCAACGCATTCACACCGCCGCCGGCCACGCCGATGTTGCCCAAAAGCAGCTGGATCATGGCCATGGCCCGGATATTCTGAACGCCCACAGAGTGTTGGGTCCAGCCCATGGCGTACATGATGGTACCTGCTTTTCCCCGTTGACCGGTGGCCGCATAGGTCTGATAGAAATCAAGCAGATCATTTTGGGTCAGGCCGGATATGGCAGATACCTTATCAAGGGTGTACCGGTTGTAGTGTTCTTTCATTACGTTCAACACACACCGGGGATGGGTCAGGGTTTTATCCCGTTTGGGGACACCGTTCTCATCTGTTTCAAATGCCCATGTGGCTTTGTCATAAACCCTTGTTTGTTCGTTGAAACCGCTGAAAACGCCATCTTTAAACGCATAATCCTCGCCCAGGATAAAAGATGCATTTGTATATTCGGTTACATAGGGAAGAAAATAGCTCTTATTTTCAAGAATATACCGAATCAAACCGCCCAGAACGGCAATGTCCGTTCCGGAACGCAGGGCCATGTATCTATCGGCCTTGGCTGAGGTCCTGGTGAATCGAGGATCCACATGGATTATTTTAGCCCCTTTCTGCTGGGCCTTCAGGGCCCATTTAAAGGAAATGGGGTGATTTTCGGCAGCATTGCTGCCCATAATTAAAATACAGTCACTGTTTTGCAAATCAATCCAGTGATTGGTCATAGCGCCGCGTCCAAACGTCTCTCCCAGAGCCGCTACAGTTGCGCTATGTCAAATCCTGGCCTGATGTTCAATATAGACAAGTCCCAAAGACCGGGTGAAGCTGTGCATGGCCAGACACTCTTCGTTGTCGATGGCGGCAGAGCCCAGGGATGCAATTCCCATTGTCCGGTTGACTTCCTGGCCTTTATCGTTTTTCTCCTCAAAGGATTTATCCCGGGAATCTTTGATCAAACGGGCAATTCGTTTTTTGCACCAGTCCCAGTCCTTGGGGATAAACTCTTTTCCATAGGGTTCCCGGTAAAGGCAGGTCAGGGTCCGTTTGGGGTTTTCCGTCATCTGGATGGTGGCCGAACCTTTGGAACATAATGCGCCCTGGTTGATGGGATGGTCAGGATCTCCTTCAACGTTGACGGCCCGTTTTGTTGCAAGGTCTGTGTTGACCAGAAGACCGCATCCCACTGAGCAAAACGCACAGATGGACGTGGTCTGTTTCGTCCATTTGGGATCCAGTTGATTGGCACGCTCTACAGACTTTGCAACTGTAGAGCAGCCCAGGCCGGTAAATACCGGCATCGCTGCAATTCCTGCAACTGTGGCGGATGCCGCTTTCACAAAATTTCTACGGGTTAAGTCCATTATTTCTCCTTTGCATAGGTTGAGGACTATATCGTTAAATACACCATGCCGACAAAGCCATTCGCTTATAGCCGTGATTTGCGGCAAGCATGTCCAGGGGCAGGGATTCAAGATCATTAAGTGGGGCAAAAGCTTCTCGGTCAAGTTCCCGAAAATCAATTGTTTTTATATAGGTATTGCACTGGGTGCAGGTCTCCACCCGGAATCCGGGTTCGCCTTCTGCCGTAAAACCGGCTAATTGATCCGCCTTGTCAATGTTGCAGCAGGCACAGGCCAGCCGCCTGATTCGATAGGTGAACCTGCAAAAGGAACAGTGGGCAAATCTTTGCCCTTCTTTTCCCCTAAGTTCCAGCATATATGGCGGGCTGCCGCACACGGGACAGGCCCCGTTGGTATGGATCTGTTCAGGATCAATCCCTTCGGCCTCGGCCAGGGCAATGCCTGCTGCTTGAAGGCTTGGCGCAGCAGCGACCATGATGAGAAAGGGCAGGGCGGACGGTGCGTCAGGGGTTTGCGCCTCCCATGTTTTTAAGACAGGCCCTGAAAAATCACCGCCCGCGAAACGGGTCAGGATCTCATTCCAGGCCTGTTCAAACGAAAGCGCTTTTTTTTCAACGGCGCCTTGAATCAGAACCACAGCATCAACCAGCGCAGCGGGCATGACGTCTTTTGCATCAAGAATCGCGGCCATGATCCGGGCAGCAAGGGCTATAAAATTTTTTATATCCAGGGGGAAATTCAATGGAGAGCAGACCGGAATCTGTGAAAGAGGGATACCTGACAAATCAAGCTCAAGGCCGCCTGTGTTTTCTGCCTGAAGCAGGGCTGTTTTTCCCAAAAGTGCTGAAAGATCCGCCGGAAGATGTTCCCGGGAATCCAATCGCGCCATGGTGCTGAGAATGATTCTTGTTTGACTTAAAGACTCCATTTCCTATACATCCCCTATATTAGGCGGTTCTCTTTTTATGGCAAATTCCAGGCTTAAAAATCTTTAGGAAAACTCGCCGTTAAATAACCGCATCAGTCCAAGGTCGCATCATAAGGCCGGCCTTGGCCAAATTATGCGGATGGTTTGTTCACTATCTGGGTAAAGTATTTTTCGTTCAGGCGTGCTATTAACTACATCGGAGACTCATCGTAGGAGGGCTCTTGCTTTTGTAATACCTGCACCAACATCTGTTTCCAAATTTTAAACCACAAGTATAATGATTAAGCCGGAATAGGTTTTTTGTCAAGAAAACAATGAATTTTAATTTTTTAAGGCTCGGTATTTTCAAGTCATTTTTGCTTGCCGGCATGTTGCACGCCCGTTGGTGTTCGGCATAAGATGTCAATGGTTTGTTACTTTTTTTACCCAATGATTGGATAGTTAATTATAGAATATTGTTCCTTTTCTCACTCATGAAAAATAATAACATGCTGAAAATAAATGTTTTTTCATGATGGCATCTATGTTGCATATAGTTCTTTTTACAGGGAGAAGGTAATTGATGAGGAGGGGTCATGGAGATAACAAAAGAACAAGTTGATAATATATTTGAAGCGTCCCAAAGCACGGAAGAAGCCTTGAGCGCCCTTTATAAACTTATTCTGCCGGACTGGGAACACATCAAAGCAGCAAAAGGTGTTCCGTTGATCGGTAAAGGCGGGTGGCTGTATATCTGCGAATGTTTTATAAGATTAAGCAAACCTGCAGATATGGGTTTCCCCGGATTATGGCTTAACGAAGGGTTTGACAGCAGCGATTATCTGCCGATGTGGACGGTTGATTTAAATCATTTTTATCCAAGTTATAAAAATTAACCAGCGGCGCGCAATTAAAGAATTATTTGCGATGGCCGTTGTAAAATTTTAGCATGACTTGATGATCGCATGGCCAAGGACTGTTTCAAACGGATGGATAATTATAAATCCTTTTTCAATAAACCGGTCTTTGCAAACACCTTGGCATAGAGCGAACGGACCTCTCTGATTTTAAACATCTTTCCAATAAGTGCCAGAATAATCAGAAATAATGTGCCGACAATCACACATATTAAAATATGGGCAAAAAATCCTGTAATCGGCATCAAGTTGACAACTTCGGCATATACCGCTTTTAAAGTCAACCATACCAGGATGCTGACCGCCAGCATTACACCAAAGAAGGTGTAAACATCCGACCGGCCGGCATTTTTTGTTTTTCTGCTCCACACTTCAAATAAAGCGCCTGTGGTGATGATCACGGATAAAGACAGGCCCAGCGCCACACCTTTGATCCCCATGGCGGTCATTGCAAAATAGAGCAGCGGCAGGCTTAATCCCACGCACACAGAAGAGAAAATCGCAGGGAATATTGTATTTTGAACGGCAAAGAACCCCCGGGAAACAATGGTCTGGGCGGAAAATGCAAATGCCCCGGCCATGAAATAGGGCAGTACCCCTGATGTCAGGGCGGCATCATGGGCGTCAAAGGCGCCGCGCTGGAATAAAATGGCCACGACTTCTTTATTAAGAATCATAAAGACAACGGAAAAGGGCATCACAATAAAGATATATTTCAGTGTCTGGTTGATGAGCGCATTCAGACCGGCAAAATCTTTTTTGGCAGCTATTTTTGCCATGAACGGATAGGAGGCCACGCCAACGGCATTGCCGAAAAGCCCCACCAGTATAAACATGATGCGAAGGGCGTAATTCATGGCTGAAATGCTTCCTTCACTCAAAAAGGAACCAAAGAATTTCATCAGAATTTCCGTGGAAAAGGTCATGGTCAGTCCAAGCATCAGGGGTAGCGTCAGCAACACGTACTTGATCATATCCGGGTGCCTGAAATTAAAACTTGGCATATAGATCAGACCGACCCTTCTGGCCCCAAACAACTGAAGCAGAAAACTGCCGCAAAACGCGCCGCCCAGCACACCCCAGGCAAACCCCTCCATACCCAGAACCGGGTATAGCAGAATCCCGCCTACAATGATGCCGGTATTGTAAACCAATGGCGCCAGCGCCGGAAAAACAAACCGCTCCTTTGAATATTGCACGGCATTGAACAGGCCGCCGGCAAAAAAGAAAAACTGGGCCGGAATAATGATCCGTGTCATGCGCACGGCAAGGTTAAAGGCTGGGCCGTCTTTAATGCCGGGGGCCAGAATACAAGTCAGTTCCGGTGCAAACACCATGGAAAGGCAGATAAAAATTAAAAGTCCTGCACCAAAACAGTTCAGGATAACCGAAAATACCCTATATCCTTCCCGCTCTTGATTTTCAACAAGATAACGGGTGAATATCGGTATGAATGTAATGGATAAAAAACCCGAGGCCACCACATGGTTTAAGATTTCAGGGATAACAAAGGCCACCTGATAGGCGTCAACGCCCGAACTTGCGCCACCCAT
This window contains:
- a CDS encoding transposase yields the protein MNLIFDYVHNINRIADSNPGIIRLSMDAKAVIKVGPFSRGGYNRYGLRACDHDFQPDTLLKLFGIFIPATDETFFYFTESHITADFIVDALEQLWPTLKEAYDPHTLVLNLDNGPENSSRRSQFMNRLVTFSQENSVSISLAYYPPYHSKYNPVERIWGRLEQHWNGELLDKVEKILGLARTMTWKGWRPVVTFVEKTYKKGVRLTKQAMQIIENQIFRIKGIEQWAVDIPFYVD
- a CDS encoding DUF2917 domain-containing protein, which translates into the protein MKTTNAYRILNLSPPMKRFNLNVDCYRTIKGKPYQTLYCLKGTVWITQERDTRDYILQEEDAFMVTQTGHVVIMALHTAIIGFSEAGLTFESSKNYCSTVALK
- a CDS encoding PLP-dependent aminotransferase family protein, with the translated sequence MTINWMPNLNKSNKPLYLRIASSLAEDIANGCLSPGTLLPTQRELADQLGIALGTVTRAYNESKKRGFIFSDGRRGTFVGNSKVVESSLDILVKPVPKMIDFSVIHPAYIWDPDLAQVLKNLASRSDTDSLLRYPHVGGSKRHRLAGAEWIKRLGIETSPDSVILTSGGQNGIYLSLAVTAGPGETILTEKIGYPGVKSVASAMNLTLEGVEMDDEGILPDALAIACQKTKSRILFCMPDIQNPTTSTMSSERRREIVKTARHHNLLIIEDASHRPLLTDPPRLLSDYAPERSFLLASTSKTVAGGLRVGFMTCPENFYNPISVKKQAIDFSCTPLPFEIFATWIEDGTIDETIRNKRDEAFARQLILKQELAGFDIQTNEFAYFSWLSLPEGLGRAQFTIKASEMGVSVLPSDVFAIDSNLIPDAVRIALATPNSIETVQKGLRILASILNGRAIQDNLVYF
- a CDS encoding molybdenum cofactor guanylyltransferase, with the protein product MGSFRYDLKRNNSALKKFDCTGVILAGGYNRRLPGIKKTFHKVGSKTIIERIISVFSKLFPQVILVVNDPKDFLGMDALVVTDINPSRCSLAGLHAGLFYADFEWSYITACDLPFVSEKVIRHLLAQRDETKQIIIPKTKGGLEMLCALYHKSCLSRIETNLEKQVFKIKKILNPENSIQIPSRELEDLDQDMMFAFNVNTLQDLETARNWVRTKGTPKASKDNVHEYRYTHNFSVKSHRSCPGAYCDF
- the fdhD gene encoding formate dehydrogenase accessory sulfurtransferase FdhD yields the protein MVMENALTQMEVRRYSKGRFHTETCHVPVETTLIVEVDGLETASLPCTPSHLDALALGFLFSAGVIQGAEDIESLGLDKHEQIVRARVKTVSGSENLRNPEAPAGLCNAVTHIASHSGVDPESLIKNMEWLLQCSVLHRQTGGFHTAAVSIANAMPEFHIDDISRHNAVDKVIGTLLMNNTPPDNMVLLVSSRIPIEVLQKAAAFGIPVLASRGAPTRESILMAQNLGITVAGYARSDRFTLFSNPQRIQNQ
- a CDS encoding cytochrome c3 family protein, with product MMKHKIYILLTTALITLGMCLYVQADEGNTFEPPEDGLAINYIKGHSSKDLSVTFNHSSHESFECIDCHHKMGELKGEAPPRSCATCHDNFSPDNVGGDKSYFKAMHQISFTQTKNRSCLGCHTNEMGKDDKDMTGCNASACHSQGIR
- a CDS encoding 4Fe-4S dicluster domain-containing protein, coding for MNGKSFFVDLTLCTACRGCQVACKQWKDLPAEQTRNVGSHQNPQDLSAHTLKLVRFKEVRDQKGKLQWNFFPEQCRHCIEPPCKYMFNMYKSNAVTHDAATGAVVYNTSVTLDKNVDLAPDQVCPYNVPRKNEETGQWTKCDMCIDRVQQGMKPACVTACPTGTMNFGDRDAMLDMAKKRLEEVKKTYPGAFLADPEDVRVIYLCQSEADDYASHVVAQAGQKQAILAQARPAAQTRRQFLTGQFRFGNRQG